The Saxibacter everestensis genome has a window encoding:
- a CDS encoding Lrp/AsnC family transcriptional regulator — MLQSTHPDERDIELVDALQLNARASWSVVARVVDASTVTLARRWERLTNDRLAWSSISLTAQASQGAVIELECSHGSEEAIAMLLAERPEVITVGVSTGEFKVHGILLTTDLASIHNALARAIPDDPRILRSRVHAFGSMLGGVLWREGVISPQMTRYVKDDADQLRAATPLLGIEDRAVFLALALDGRRSFTELAASLGKSEYAIKRRINRLSRAGEIGFRCDIARPVFGYPLGAVVQLQVPDDEIASIGSAIGGWKETRFCAEVTSPANLLLIVGVRSMEHLQTVFRRVRTRYPSASILDRRLITRQVKVYGRILDQLGRCERAIPVDPWAGSDGWSVPVDRGRPDKNERPPPSPGFPEYGRSSSS; from the coding sequence ATGTTGCAATCCACACATCCCGACGAGAGAGACATCGAACTGGTGGATGCCCTGCAGCTCAATGCCAGGGCCAGCTGGTCCGTCGTCGCGCGCGTCGTCGATGCCTCCACCGTGACGCTGGCGCGGAGGTGGGAACGTCTGACCAATGATCGGCTGGCATGGTCGAGTATCTCGCTGACTGCACAGGCTTCGCAGGGCGCGGTGATCGAGCTCGAATGCAGCCACGGCAGTGAGGAAGCGATTGCGATGCTGCTGGCCGAACGGCCGGAGGTCATCACGGTCGGCGTCTCAACCGGCGAATTCAAGGTGCACGGCATACTGCTGACCACTGATCTGGCCTCGATACATAATGCCCTGGCTCGGGCGATACCCGACGACCCTCGCATTCTCCGTTCGCGGGTGCACGCTTTCGGAAGCATGTTGGGCGGTGTCCTTTGGCGCGAGGGCGTGATCTCGCCACAGATGACCAGGTACGTAAAGGATGATGCCGACCAATTGCGGGCAGCGACGCCATTGCTCGGAATAGAAGATCGAGCAGTGTTTCTGGCGTTGGCTCTGGATGGCAGACGATCATTCACCGAACTCGCCGCATCGCTTGGCAAATCTGAGTACGCGATCAAACGTAGGATCAATCGTCTCTCCCGCGCAGGCGAAATCGGGTTCCGGTGCGATATCGCTCGCCCGGTCTTCGGGTATCCGCTGGGTGCTGTAGTTCAGCTCCAGGTTCCGGACGACGAGATCGCTTCCATAGGTTCGGCCATCGGCGGGTGGAAGGAAACCCGTTTTTGTGCAGAGGTGACGAGCCCGGCGAATCTGCTGCTTATCGTCGGTGTCCGGTCAATGGAACATCTGCAGACGGTCTTCCGCCGGGTGCGGACCAGGTATCCATCCGCTTCCATCCTGGACCGTCGACTGATTACCCGGCAGGTCAAGGTGTATGGACGGATTCTTGATCAACTTGGCCGCTGTGAGCGCGCCATACCGGTCGATCCCTGGGCTGGGTCAGACGGCTGGTCTGTCCCTGTCGACCGCGGCAGACCTGACAAAAACGAACGCCCACCGCCCTCGCCGGGCTTCCCGGAATACGGCCGCAGCTCGTCCAGTTGA
- a CDS encoding MFS transporter produces MTIDKAVKGTNAATERLYRKVTRRILPLLLICYIFAYLDRVNIGFAKLEMAKDIGLSEAAYGLGAGLFFLGYVIFEVPSNLLLQKIGTKKTIFRIMILWGATSASMMFVKNETAFYIVRFLLGIFEAGFAPGIIFYLTYWYSTKKMAGAMAIIMLAGPIGSMFGGPVSGFIIGRLHVVGGLAGWQWMFLLEGIPCIILAFLVWKFLDDGPDKATWLTPEEKQIIAAEVRSKDAEGSHSFAAALRDPVIYLMAIGYFSLISGIYAVSFWLPTILSENGVTDITTIGLYSAVPYIFAIIFMIWIAKRSDAKGERTWHVIIPAILAGLGLTAAALLHDQFFVSFAAIILATTGLWVSYTVFWAMPSERLKGTAAAGGIALINSIGLLGGFVSPYVIGLIKESTGSTQAGLMTMVGFLLIGVISLFISQLPALKHRIS; encoded by the coding sequence ATGACAATCGACAAAGCTGTCAAAGGAACGAACGCAGCAACCGAGCGACTGTACCGAAAGGTGACTCGGCGAATTCTGCCGCTGTTGCTGATCTGCTACATCTTTGCGTACCTCGACCGGGTCAACATCGGATTCGCCAAGCTCGAGATGGCGAAAGACATCGGCCTGTCCGAGGCGGCCTACGGCCTGGGAGCCGGACTGTTCTTCCTCGGCTATGTCATCTTCGAGGTGCCCAGCAACCTGCTGCTGCAGAAGATCGGGACGAAGAAGACAATTTTCCGGATCATGATCCTGTGGGGCGCGACGTCTGCATCGATGATGTTCGTGAAGAACGAGACTGCTTTCTACATTGTCCGTTTCCTGCTGGGCATCTTCGAAGCCGGCTTCGCACCCGGCATCATCTTCTACTTGACCTACTGGTATTCGACCAAGAAGATGGCCGGCGCCATGGCTATCATCATGCTGGCCGGTCCGATCGGTTCGATGTTCGGCGGCCCCGTTTCCGGCTTCATCATCGGTCGCCTGCACGTCGTCGGTGGCCTCGCGGGCTGGCAATGGATGTTCCTCCTCGAAGGGATCCCCTGCATCATCCTGGCATTCCTGGTCTGGAAGTTCCTCGATGACGGTCCCGACAAGGCGACATGGCTAACGCCAGAGGAGAAGCAGATCATCGCTGCCGAGGTCCGCAGCAAAGACGCTGAAGGCAGCCACAGTTTCGCCGCGGCGCTTCGCGATCCCGTGATCTACCTGATGGCGATCGGCTATTTTTCGTTGATCAGCGGCATCTACGCGGTGAGCTTCTGGTTGCCGACCATACTGTCTGAGAATGGCGTCACTGACATCACCACCATCGGACTGTACTCGGCGGTCCCGTACATCTTCGCCATCATCTTCATGATCTGGATTGCCAAGCGATCAGATGCAAAAGGCGAACGTACATGGCACGTGATCATCCCCGCTATCCTCGCCGGTCTCGGCCTGACTGCCGCTGCCCTCCTACACGACCAGTTCTTTGTCTCCTTCGCCGCGATCATCCTGGCCACAACCGGTCTGTGGGTTTCCTACACAGTGTTCTGGGCCATGCCGTCCGAGCGGCTCAAGGGGACTGCCGCAGCCGGCGGCATCGCCCTGATCAACAGCATTGGCCTGCTGGGAGGCTTCGTCAGCCCCTACGTGATCGGACTGATCAAGGAATCTACCGGCAGCACCCAGGCGGGCCTGATGACGATGGTCGGCTTCCTGCTAATCGGCGTGATTTCCCTGTTCATATCGCAGCTACCAGCGCTGAAACACCGGATATCGTGA
- a CDS encoding M81 family metallopeptidase produces the protein MRILIAGFLHETNTFAQRPADYENFVNGEGFPALRRGEELFELAAVNIPLGGFIKAMDERSHELIPVLWCAASPSAPVTSRAFELLVGEITQGCRDHAPDAVYLDLHGAMVTDDYDDAEGEVLRRVRSIVGPDVPIVVSLDLHANMSSTMFEIADAMTAYRTYPHVDMAETGKRSVELLERLHRGEELHCAWRRIPFLIPINAGSTNLEPARGIYATLDGPLTDGYDLSFGAGFPAADIPDCSPVVWGYGPDAQRLDAFVDELAARVARHEGDFVPELLSPDGAMQRASELLASGTRPIVIADTQDNPGAGGEATTTGMLRSLLKHNIAKSVLGAICDPTVAAHAHEVGVGATMTARFPGSPYSGDAPLEHEFTVAELSDGYCRFDGPMMHGNELHLGPSALLLSREVGVVVTTRKAQIMDRNQFAMVGVSPEAQNVVVVKSSVHFRGDFQPIAGAVLVAQAPGPMAANPADLSWTRLAEGVRVGPLGQEFHRSVELSGS, from the coding sequence ATGCGCATTCTGATCGCGGGATTCCTGCACGAGACGAACACCTTTGCCCAACGACCTGCTGACTACGAGAACTTCGTCAACGGCGAAGGGTTTCCGGCCCTGCGTCGAGGCGAGGAGCTCTTTGAACTGGCGGCGGTCAACATCCCGCTCGGCGGGTTCATCAAGGCGATGGACGAGAGATCGCACGAGCTGATCCCGGTCTTGTGGTGCGCGGCATCTCCTTCGGCGCCAGTCACCTCAAGGGCCTTCGAGCTACTGGTCGGCGAAATCACCCAGGGGTGCCGGGACCACGCGCCGGACGCCGTGTACCTGGACCTGCATGGCGCAATGGTGACCGACGACTACGACGATGCGGAGGGCGAGGTTCTTCGACGGGTTAGGAGCATTGTCGGTCCCGATGTCCCGATCGTCGTGAGCCTGGATCTGCACGCAAACATGAGCAGCACGATGTTCGAGATAGCCGACGCGATGACGGCCTACCGCACCTATCCGCATGTGGACATGGCTGAGACAGGCAAAAGAAGCGTTGAGCTGCTGGAACGGTTACATCGTGGCGAAGAACTGCACTGCGCATGGCGTCGAATTCCCTTCCTGATCCCGATTAACGCCGGAAGCACAAACTTGGAACCAGCACGAGGCATCTATGCAACACTGGACGGCCCGCTGACCGACGGATACGACCTGTCGTTCGGCGCGGGGTTCCCGGCCGCCGATATCCCGGATTGCTCACCGGTCGTCTGGGGATACGGTCCAGACGCTCAACGATTGGACGCCTTCGTAGACGAACTTGCTGCGCGGGTGGCACGCCACGAGGGCGACTTTGTGCCTGAACTCCTGAGCCCGGATGGCGCCATGCAGCGCGCAAGCGAGTTGCTTGCTTCCGGAACTCGGCCGATCGTGATCGCCGATACTCAGGATAATCCCGGCGCCGGCGGTGAGGCGACAACCACCGGGATGCTCAGATCCCTCTTGAAACACAACATCGCAAAATCGGTACTCGGGGCAATCTGCGATCCCACGGTGGCAGCACATGCGCACGAGGTTGGGGTCGGCGCGACGATGACGGCGCGCTTCCCCGGTTCGCCGTATAGCGGGGACGCGCCCCTGGAACACGAGTTCACCGTAGCCGAACTCTCGGACGGGTACTGCCGGTTCGACGGTCCTATGATGCACGGAAACGAGCTGCACCTGGGCCCAAGCGCGCTATTGCTCAGCCGAGAGGTTGGCGTTGTCGTGACGACGCGGAAGGCGCAAATCATGGACCGCAATCAGTTCGCAATGGTCGGCGTTTCGCCCGAAGCGCAGAACGTTGTGGTGGTCAAGAGCTCCGTGCATTTCCGCGGCGACTTCCAACCTATTGCCGGAGCCGTGCTGGTTGCCCAGGCTCCCGGTCCGATGGCGGCGAACCCGGCCGATTTGAGCTGGACACGACTGGCTGAGGGAGTCCGGGTCGGGCCACTCGGGCAAGAGTTCCACCGGTCGGTCGAACTGAGCGGTTCATAA
- a CDS encoding pyrimidine dimer DNA glycosylase/endonuclease V yields MRLWSVHPRYFDRQALTACWREALLAQSVLAKPAGGYSNHPQLERFRAQAEPAAAVASYLAGIADEADSRGYRFDRGKINRQPQPGPLIPVTSGQLGYEWSHLLAKLNTRSPDVARRWVDEASPAPHPLFTTIPGPVSSWERVQE; encoded by the coding sequence ATGAGGCTTTGGTCCGTACATCCCCGCTACTTCGATCGCCAGGCACTCACCGCATGCTGGCGGGAGGCACTGCTTGCGCAATCGGTGCTCGCGAAGCCGGCAGGCGGTTACAGCAACCACCCGCAGCTGGAACGGTTCAGGGCTCAGGCCGAGCCGGCCGCCGCCGTCGCGAGCTATTTAGCCGGCATCGCAGATGAGGCGGACAGCCGCGGCTATCGTTTCGACCGCGGGAAGATCAATCGGCAACCGCAACCTGGCCCGCTGATCCCGGTTACCTCAGGCCAACTGGGCTATGAATGGTCCCATCTTCTGGCCAAGCTCAACACGCGGAGCCCCGACGTCGCCAGGCGCTGGGTCGACGAAGCCAGCCCGGCCCCGCATCCGCTTTTCACCACAATCCCTGGCCCGGTCTCCAGCTGGGAGCGAGTGCAGGAGTGA
- a CDS encoding SRPBCC family protein — MTQVIETIDVDVPVSVAYNQWTQFESFPHFLNFVESVTQIDDTHTHWKVKIAGAEREFDAEITEQNPDERVAWNSIGGEENHAGVVTFHKLSDATTRVTVQLDWAAEGALEKLGAAFGVDDRAIKKDLASFKDFVEDPANQNGGWRGHVG, encoded by the coding sequence ATGACACAAGTCATCGAAACAATCGACGTTGACGTCCCGGTCAGCGTTGCCTACAACCAGTGGACCCAGTTCGAATCATTTCCCCACTTTCTCAACTTCGTTGAATCGGTCACCCAGATCGACGACACGCACACACACTGGAAGGTGAAAATCGCAGGCGCCGAGCGTGAGTTCGATGCTGAGATAACCGAGCAGAACCCCGACGAGCGCGTTGCCTGGAACAGCATCGGCGGCGAAGAGAACCACGCCGGTGTCGTGACATTTCACAAGCTCAGTGATGCAACGACCAGGGTGACCGTGCAGCTCGACTGGGCGGCGGAAGGCGCGCTGGAAAAGCTGGGTGCCGCCTTCGGAGTCGACGATCGCGCGATTAAGAAGGACCTTGCCAGTTTTAAGGACTTCGTCGAGGATCCAGCCAATCAAAATGGTGGATGGCGCGGCCACGTTGGCTAG
- a CDS encoding MarR family winged helix-turn-helix transcriptional regulator, with product MVARESDRVPTSYWYADRDGAAEPAVLVLRALRRFHAADSAMRERLRVEMDMNESDLRALRHLISAEPSGRAIAPKDLARLLGISSAATAKLLARLVGSGHLRREVNPNDHRAQLLHVTPAAHLEVRKTLSSMHERMLAVAENLTRDQQETVINFLNLLSAAVDAPKEVAAPGTLPPTVPLGTESPGSKGTRNDTSHRNNRR from the coding sequence ATGGTTGCCAGGGAGAGCGATCGGGTGCCGACCAGCTATTGGTATGCCGATAGGGACGGCGCCGCCGAACCTGCCGTCTTGGTGCTCCGGGCATTGCGCCGCTTCCACGCTGCCGACTCCGCAATGCGTGAACGTCTCAGAGTCGAGATGGACATGAATGAAAGCGACCTGCGCGCTCTGCGTCACCTGATCTCGGCCGAACCGAGCGGACGTGCAATCGCTCCAAAGGACCTGGCACGCTTACTTGGAATTTCGTCTGCGGCTACCGCGAAGCTACTTGCGCGTCTGGTTGGCTCGGGGCACCTTCGCCGCGAAGTTAACCCCAATGATCATCGGGCGCAGCTGCTGCACGTCACGCCGGCCGCCCATCTCGAGGTGCGGAAAACCCTCAGCTCCATGCATGAACGGATGCTTGCCGTCGCGGAGAACCTGACCCGTGACCAGCAGGAAACCGTGATCAACTTCCTGAATCTGTTGAGCGCCGCAGTTGACGCTCCCAAAGAGGTAGCAGCGCCCGGCACGCTGCCCCCGACCGTGCCGCTTGGCACGGAATCGCCCGGATCGAAAGGAACACGAAATGACACAAGTCATCGAAACAATCGACGTTGA
- a CDS encoding DUF222 domain-containing protein produces MESNGASHNRRDDSRPAVDGVGSAPLGVAASDVTVDECWLLVEGAVAEAVSGVVSADSLRLLRSVLDRSLACDFGEYVVLLERLDEAEDLPEELRVDVIRAWERVSASARARQDDQLADHRANAAAAAARVYRAQPAGSTRPGVEELERFARMEVTAALKWTDGHAKRRIDQASRVIDRLPSTHVLHRAAVLSSSQVAVLDENSKDFDAYQASAFEMWLLPKIPELTVAKTRRLAARYCANLCPEILSDRHEQALTRRCVKKQACPDGMAILEAYLPADAAEIVYNCLTTFAHTGPPETTVSQRRADALVDLALAGLAGYTEPAGRALTTTLNVTIPATLLAQTLDDLAAREGGDRTGVGSGGAGSGDDQKGAVGGRPDDGMTGSGNDAHSTAGGATASGSAAGASGTSSSSSDVPAGDFTGADASRNAISTGPPTGERPASDEEPAGAAILAGYGVIPPILAVRLAADATWRRIITDPINGTVLHIDSSEYRPPEELKRYVIARSQHCIFIGCTVPAHKCDLDHTVPFPVGRTTAANMGPLSRGHHRLKTFGQWKLEQPDNGVFRWTDPHHRQYWVTPEPLESEPLHDLNLALPDVPPF; encoded by the coding sequence ATGGAAAGCAATGGTGCTTCGCATAACCGCAGGGATGACAGTCGTCCGGCGGTTGATGGCGTCGGCTCGGCGCCGCTCGGCGTTGCTGCCAGTGATGTCACCGTTGATGAGTGTTGGTTGCTGGTCGAGGGTGCGGTGGCTGAGGCCGTGTCTGGGGTGGTGAGCGCGGATTCGCTGAGACTGTTGCGGAGCGTGTTGGACCGCTCCCTGGCCTGTGACTTCGGTGAGTACGTCGTCTTGTTGGAGCGGCTCGATGAGGCGGAGGACCTGCCGGAGGAACTCCGGGTCGACGTGATCCGGGCCTGGGAACGCGTGTCCGCCAGCGCCCGGGCCCGCCAGGACGACCAGCTGGCGGACCACCGGGCGAACGCCGCTGCTGCCGCGGCCCGGGTGTACCGCGCCCAACCGGCAGGGAGTACCCGGCCTGGGGTGGAGGAGTTGGAGCGGTTCGCCCGGATGGAAGTCACCGCCGCCCTGAAATGGACCGATGGGCACGCTAAACGCCGGATCGATCAGGCGTCCCGGGTGATCGACCGGCTGCCGAGTACGCACGTCCTGCACCGTGCCGCGGTGCTCAGTTCAAGCCAGGTCGCGGTGCTGGATGAGAACTCGAAAGACTTCGACGCCTATCAGGCGTCGGCGTTCGAGATGTGGCTGCTACCGAAAATCCCGGAACTCACCGTAGCGAAAACCCGGCGCCTCGCGGCACGGTATTGCGCGAATCTGTGCCCGGAGATCCTCAGCGACCGACACGAACAGGCCCTCACGAGACGGTGCGTGAAGAAGCAGGCGTGTCCGGACGGGATGGCGATCCTGGAAGCCTATTTGCCCGCGGATGCCGCGGAAATCGTGTACAACTGCCTGACCACATTCGCCCACACCGGCCCGCCGGAGACCACAGTGTCGCAACGGCGTGCCGATGCCCTGGTCGACCTCGCCCTGGCCGGTCTCGCCGGCTACACCGAACCCGCCGGCAGAGCACTAACCACCACCTTGAACGTCACCATCCCCGCCACCCTGCTAGCCCAAACCCTGGACGACCTCGCCGCCCGCGAAGGTGGCGATAGGACAGGTGTTGGCTCTGGCGGGGCTGGAAGTGGCGACGATCAGAAGGGTGCCGTGGGAGGTCGGCCGGACGACGGCATGACGGGCAGCGGCAATGACGCGCATTCAACTGCGGGAGGCGCGACCGCCAGCGGCAGCGCAGCCGGTGCGAGTGGTACCTCTAGCAGCAGCTCGGATGTTCCTGCCGGCGATTTTACTGGGGCTGACGCTTCCAGGAACGCAATCTCGACCGGCCCACCCACCGGGGAGCGGCCGGCTAGTGACGAGGAACCAGCCGGTGCGGCGATCCTGGCCGGATACGGCGTGATCCCACCAATACTCGCAGTCAGACTCGCTGCGGACGCCACCTGGCGGCGGATCATCACCGACCCCATCAACGGAACCGTCCTCCACATCGACAGCAGCGAGTACCGTCCGCCCGAAGAACTCAAACGCTACGTGATCGCCCGCAGCCAACACTGCATCTTCATCGGCTGCACCGTCCCGGCACACAAATGCGACCTGGACCATACTGTTCCGTTTCCGGTGGGCCGGACCACCGCAGCGAACATGGGCCCGCTCTCGCGCGGGCATCACCGGCTAAAAACATTCGGACAATGGAAACTCGAACAGCCAGACAACGGTGTCTTCCGCTGGACCGACCCACACCACCGGCAATACTGGGTCACCCCAGAACCACTGGAAAGCGAACCCCTCCACGACCTCAACCTCGCGCTGCCAGACGTCCCACCCTTCTGA